A single window of Pyxidicoccus xibeiensis DNA harbors:
- a CDS encoding class I SAM-dependent methyltransferase codes for MKLPSPAAPPFERDRTMTASPSPSLAQSLHFWARNASNESALLRASLRVGLFEALPVEGDGPPVSLEALTRTLGTSPRGTRALLELLVCLGLAHQEGQDDGRRFALARPVAALLRTPSFIGRLQAELPWWEPLGMLDEAVKRGEPVEHGGQRWDVLGHYRELFADTPAAPSDAEDFFDRFARSGARTQLLITVGRLGLLELLAAAPRTLPELGAATYLTTAGLRVLLEVLAKLGLTREDGGAWSLSPEARQLLEGKALAYLVRSLSVSAQYWEALGRLDETVRHERFILDLKDPEVSRRFYADNSNQITAVFASHFQLSRRAATTLARARPLEGAQVLDIGTGSGVWGAAFARATPTTHVTYFDQAVVLEQVRRNTESLKVADRARFWPGDLFTHDFGTAAFDVIILPQVLNVLLPESLPGLFARVARALKPDGVLLIAEYVLSERRDGPLDHLYFGLRRFMTNEGDLLSASEYARLLADVGLTSSVCIPLPTQEMLLAARPGVSLPTELAPADNVPRQTAGT; via the coding sequence ATGAAGCTGCCCTCCCCTGCTGCTCCCCCCTTCGAGAGAGACCGCACGATGACGGCGTCGCCCAGCCCCTCCCTGGCGCAGTCGCTCCACTTCTGGGCCCGCAATGCCTCCAACGAGTCCGCGCTGCTGCGCGCCTCGCTGCGCGTGGGCCTCTTCGAGGCACTGCCGGTGGAAGGCGACGGCCCGCCCGTCTCCCTGGAGGCGCTGACCCGTACGCTGGGCACGTCCCCGCGTGGCACCCGCGCGCTGCTGGAGCTGCTGGTGTGCCTGGGCCTCGCGCACCAGGAGGGCCAGGACGACGGGCGCCGCTTCGCGCTGGCGCGGCCGGTGGCGGCCCTGCTGCGCACCCCCTCCTTTATAGGGAGACTCCAGGCCGAGCTGCCGTGGTGGGAGCCCCTGGGAATGCTGGACGAGGCGGTGAAGCGCGGCGAGCCCGTGGAGCACGGCGGCCAGCGCTGGGACGTGCTGGGCCACTACCGCGAGCTGTTCGCGGACACGCCCGCCGCGCCTTCCGACGCGGAAGACTTCTTCGACCGCTTCGCCCGGAGCGGGGCGCGCACGCAGCTGCTCATCACGGTGGGGCGGCTGGGCCTGCTGGAGCTGCTCGCCGCCGCGCCCCGCACGCTGCCGGAGCTGGGCGCGGCCACGTACCTGACGACGGCGGGCCTGCGCGTGCTGCTGGAGGTGCTGGCGAAGCTCGGCCTGACGCGGGAAGACGGCGGCGCGTGGAGCCTGTCCCCGGAGGCGCGGCAGCTGCTGGAGGGCAAGGCGCTGGCGTACCTGGTGCGCTCGCTGTCGGTGTCCGCGCAGTACTGGGAGGCGCTGGGCCGGCTGGACGAGACGGTGCGCCACGAGCGCTTCATCCTGGACCTGAAGGACCCGGAGGTGAGCCGGCGCTTCTACGCGGACAACTCCAACCAGATTACGGCGGTGTTCGCCTCGCACTTCCAGCTCAGCCGGCGGGCGGCCACCACGCTGGCCCGGGCCCGGCCGCTGGAGGGCGCCCAGGTGCTGGACATCGGCACCGGCTCCGGCGTGTGGGGCGCGGCCTTCGCGCGGGCCACGCCCACCACGCACGTCACCTACTTCGACCAGGCGGTGGTGCTGGAGCAGGTGCGCCGCAACACGGAGAGCCTCAAGGTGGCGGACCGGGCGCGCTTCTGGCCCGGCGACCTGTTCACCCACGACTTCGGCACCGCCGCCTTCGACGTCATCATCCTGCCGCAGGTGCTCAACGTGCTCCTGCCGGAGTCGTTGCCGGGCCTCTTCGCCCGGGTGGCGCGCGCCCTGAAGCCCGACGGCGTGCTGCTCATCGCCGAGTACGTGCTGAGCGAGCGCCGCGACGGCCCGCTGGACCACCTCTACTTCGGGCTGCGCCGCTTCATGACGAACGAGGGCGACCTGCTGTCCGCCTCCGAGTACGCGCGGCTACTGGCGGACGTGGGCCTCACATCTTCCGTCTGCATCCCCCTACCCACGCAGGAGATGCTCCTCGCCGCGCGCCCGGGGGTGTCACTGCCGACCGAATTGGCCCCCGCCGACAACGTGCCGCGTCAGACAGCGGGCACCTGA
- a CDS encoding fatty acid desaturase family protein: protein MRAVPQVDSPGDSGTAPEAGLRPGSIAARLRARYARHVVSLGYQPQSLPEALAHLGLHVALGVGAALATAAVMRWQPVAGWVLYPLAAFFIGTRFRALGNMLHEACHGMLVRGKRRNRVLGHVLAIIDLTALEPYTREHFTHHLHLGDPVKDLDFVPRRRFGFADPGRPFLRHHLLRPLLLVHLPAFLRPVLFHRTDPWTVTLARWGFVAGLVALAQWGIGWWAFLLFYALPYLVPYQVIRYWSDAVDHAGIIGSADEFHRSRNHLLPWAPLHRVFFPRHDQYHLTHHLFPAVPTAFQGHVHELLMHDPDYAAREHAFTVLLR from the coding sequence ATGCGCGCCGTGCCCCAGGTGGACAGCCCCGGCGACTCCGGCACCGCGCCCGAGGCCGGCCTGCGCCCGGGGTCCATCGCCGCGAGGCTCCGGGCCCGCTACGCACGCCACGTCGTCTCGCTCGGCTACCAGCCCCAGTCGCTGCCCGAGGCCCTGGCCCACCTGGGCCTGCACGTGGCGCTCGGCGTGGGGGCGGCGCTGGCCACCGCCGCGGTGATGCGCTGGCAGCCGGTGGCGGGCTGGGTGCTGTACCCGCTGGCGGCCTTCTTCATCGGCACCCGCTTCCGGGCGCTGGGCAACATGCTCCACGAGGCCTGTCACGGCATGCTGGTGCGCGGCAAGCGCCGCAACCGCGTGCTGGGGCACGTGCTGGCCATCATCGACCTCACCGCGCTGGAGCCCTACACCCGCGAGCACTTCACCCACCACCTCCACCTGGGCGACCCGGTGAAGGACCTGGACTTCGTGCCTCGCCGCCGCTTCGGCTTCGCGGACCCCGGCCGCCCGTTCCTCCGGCACCACCTGCTGCGCCCGCTGCTGCTGGTGCACCTGCCCGCCTTCCTCCGGCCCGTGCTCTTCCACCGCACGGACCCGTGGACGGTGACGCTGGCGCGCTGGGGCTTCGTCGCGGGGCTGGTGGCCCTGGCGCAGTGGGGCATCGGCTGGTGGGCGTTCCTCCTCTTCTACGCCCTGCCCTACCTGGTGCCCTACCAGGTCATCCGCTACTGGTCGGACGCGGTGGACCACGCGGGCATCATCGGCTCCGCGGACGAGTTCCACCGCTCGCGCAACCACCTCCTCCCGTGGGCTCCGCTCCACCGCGTCTTCTTCCCGCGGCATGACCAGTACCACCTGACGCACCACCTCTTCCCCGCGGTGCCCACCGCCTTCCAGGGCCACGTGCATGAGCTGCTGATGCACGACCCGGACTACGCCGCGCGCGAGCACGCCTTCACCGTGCTGCTGCGCTAG
- a CDS encoding pyridoxal phosphate-dependent aminotransferase yields the protein MDPLRPFFMEDYLEGSRFTARYNLGESGGRPVTVGELLGGSGVSPAQASDAFLSTLLRDSPNWGRADLRDLVAAMHPGATRENVLITTGTSEALLLLFRQLRPRRVALAWPAFQLLYELPLRQGAEVVRLPIRWDARGVPSVDTREWLERLERERPDVVIINNPHNPTGLVLDATLLDAVARWADANGATVVGDEHYRFLSSDDAVLGATVYRPDKRTFVTGSFIKCLGCPGLRIGWCVGDTAMLAGMQNEKNYTTHTVNPVTEWISHEVLKDLDSPALRGAREEWRRNRRTLAAFLERSRGVYGASPQGGLVTSLGVRGATNARDFEARLAALSAQGVFVLPLSAMEVGAPEGTHPLEQGHGFRLGLGISAERFPEALEAIERATAA from the coding sequence ATGGACCCGCTGCGCCCATTCTTCATGGAGGACTACCTGGAGGGCTCGCGCTTCACCGCGCGCTACAACCTGGGTGAGTCCGGAGGCCGTCCCGTCACCGTGGGCGAGCTGCTGGGCGGCTCCGGCGTCAGCCCCGCGCAGGCCTCGGACGCCTTCCTCTCCACGCTGCTGCGCGACAGCCCCAACTGGGGGCGCGCGGACCTGAGAGACCTGGTCGCGGCCATGCACCCGGGTGCCACGCGGGAGAATGTCCTCATCACCACCGGCACCAGCGAGGCGCTGCTGCTGCTCTTCCGCCAGCTGCGCCCCCGCCGCGTGGCGCTGGCGTGGCCGGCCTTCCAGCTCCTCTACGAGCTGCCCCTGCGGCAGGGCGCGGAGGTGGTGCGGCTGCCCATCCGCTGGGATGCGCGCGGAGTGCCTTCCGTGGACACCCGGGAGTGGCTGGAGCGGCTGGAGCGCGAGCGCCCGGACGTCGTCATCATCAACAACCCCCACAACCCCACCGGCCTGGTGCTGGACGCGACGCTGCTGGACGCGGTGGCCCGGTGGGCCGACGCCAACGGCGCCACGGTGGTGGGGGACGAGCACTACCGCTTCCTCTCCTCGGACGACGCGGTGCTGGGCGCCACGGTGTACCGCCCGGACAAGCGCACCTTCGTCACCGGCTCGTTCATCAAGTGCCTGGGCTGTCCCGGCCTGCGCATCGGCTGGTGCGTGGGGGACACGGCCATGCTGGCCGGCATGCAGAACGAGAAGAACTACACGACGCACACGGTGAACCCGGTGACGGAGTGGATTTCCCACGAGGTGCTCAAGGACCTGGACAGCCCCGCGCTGCGCGGCGCACGCGAGGAGTGGCGTCGGAATCGCCGCACGCTGGCGGCCTTCCTGGAGCGCTCGCGCGGGGTGTACGGCGCCTCGCCCCAGGGCGGGCTCGTCACCAGCCTCGGCGTGCGGGGGGCTACCAACGCTCGGGACTTCGAGGCCCGGCTCGCCGCGCTGTCGGCGCAGGGCGTGTTCGTCCTGCCGCTGAGCGCCATGGAGGTCGGCGCACCGGAGGGCACGCACCCGCTGGAGCAGGGGCACGGCTTCCGCCTGGGCCTGGGCATTTCGGCGGAGCGCTTCCCGGAGGCGCTGGAGGCCATCGAGCGCGCCACGGCGGCGTAG
- a CDS encoding methyltransferase family protein yields MSEAAATSSPAFVQQLNFLARDASNESAALQAALALGLLEHLPVAGTAAPVPLAALAHRVAGNPRGVRSVIEPLVALGFVHLEEGRGYALPAATAAFLGDAAFTARLHDARRGWHVAAKLPEAVRTGAAVQWQGEAWDLLGRYRALFLEAPVPAPSAVAADFHDRLARNFLRTQALVTAAELGLLARLVTGPAPLAELARAVGARPEALEVLLGVLETMGLTRREGGAWGFSEAAGRALDAQSLPYFQRALPATMAYWEAFGHLDEAVRETKFRLDLRDPETARRIYQENASRISSIFASHLRLSRKAAELVRGMRPLAGARVLDVGTGSGVWGAAFGLADPSSHVTFLDSPHVLDAVRPHLAKLKLEPRSTLWAGDCLSVDYGEAGYDVILLPQIIPALPHTALPDFFAKLARALRPGGVLLISGYLLTDRRDGPLDALYFALRRYVSNEGDVLSLPEFRALLSPVGLTAARGFDMPIQQVVVAHRGDVPWPDAATAA; encoded by the coding sequence GTGTCCGAAGCCGCCGCCACGTCGAGTCCCGCCTTCGTCCAGCAGCTCAACTTCCTGGCCCGTGATGCCAGCAACGAGTCCGCGGCGCTCCAGGCCGCGCTCGCGCTCGGCCTCCTGGAGCACCTGCCCGTCGCGGGCACCGCCGCGCCCGTGCCCCTGGCGGCGCTGGCCCACCGGGTGGCGGGAAATCCGCGCGGCGTCCGCTCCGTCATCGAGCCGCTGGTGGCGCTGGGCTTCGTCCACCTGGAGGAGGGGCGGGGGTATGCGCTCCCCGCGGCGACGGCGGCCTTCCTCGGCGATGCGGCCTTCACCGCCCGGCTCCATGACGCGCGGCGTGGCTGGCACGTGGCCGCGAAGCTGCCGGAGGCCGTGCGCACCGGCGCCGCCGTGCAGTGGCAGGGCGAGGCGTGGGACCTCCTCGGAAGGTACCGCGCGCTGTTCCTGGAGGCCCCCGTGCCGGCGCCGAGCGCGGTGGCCGCGGACTTCCATGACCGGCTCGCGCGCAACTTCCTCCGCACCCAGGCGCTGGTGACGGCCGCGGAGCTGGGCCTGCTGGCGCGGCTGGTGACGGGCCCGGCGCCGCTGGCGGAGCTGGCCCGGGCCGTGGGCGCCAGGCCCGAGGCGCTGGAGGTGCTGCTGGGCGTGCTGGAGACGATGGGCCTCACGCGGCGCGAGGGTGGGGCGTGGGGCTTCTCGGAGGCCGCGGGCCGGGCCCTGGACGCGCAGAGCCTGCCGTACTTCCAGCGGGCGCTGCCGGCCACCATGGCCTACTGGGAGGCCTTCGGGCACCTGGACGAGGCGGTGCGCGAGACGAAGTTCCGGTTGGACTTGCGAGACCCGGAGACGGCGCGCCGCATCTACCAGGAGAACGCCTCACGCATCTCCAGCATCTTCGCCTCGCACCTGCGGCTCAGCCGGAAGGCGGCGGAGCTGGTGCGCGGCATGCGCCCGCTGGCGGGAGCGCGGGTGCTGGACGTGGGCACCGGCTCGGGCGTGTGGGGCGCGGCCTTCGGGCTGGCGGACCCGTCCTCGCACGTCACCTTCCTGGACTCGCCGCACGTGCTGGATGCCGTGCGCCCCCACCTGGCGAAGCTGAAGCTGGAGCCCCGCTCCACGCTGTGGGCGGGAGACTGCCTCTCGGTGGACTATGGCGAGGCCGGCTACGACGTCATCCTCCTGCCGCAAATCATCCCCGCGCTGCCGCACACGGCGCTGCCGGACTTCTTCGCGAAGCTGGCCCGCGCGCTGAGGCCCGGCGGGGTGCTGCTCATCTCCGGGTACCTGCTGACGGACCGGCGCGACGGCCCGCTGGACGCGCTCTACTTCGCGCTGCGCCGGTACGTGTCCAACGAGGGGGACGTGCTGTCCCTGCCGGAGTTCCGCGCGCTGCTGTCGCCCGTGGGCCTCACCGCCGCGCGCGGCTTCGACATGCCCATCCAACAGGTCGTCGTCGCCCACCGGGGAGACGTTCCCTGGCCCGACGCCGCCACCGCCGCCTGA
- a CDS encoding ABC transporter permease, translated as MMDSLRQLVLMRLRLFWRQPEILFWTFVFPVVTTLVLGLAFRSDSLEPVRVAVADGPQAEALLARLEGVPELKAERLAEGDARRQLARGQVALVLLHGSPPEALVDPSQPDGRTARLLVARALAPAQGDAGPQVLKASEVSEPGNRYVDFLIPGLLGMTLMTGSLWVMTTSVVSMRGGKLLKRLSASPMPRSHFFLSFLVARALFALMEVAFFCAFARGLFGVPMFGSYLTLTFVSLLASAAFAALGLLVASRARNEEAMGGLVNLVTLPMLFLSGVFFSSGNFPGWLRPFIGLLPLTAINDSLRAIMLEGAGLMSLGAPVAVLTVWTLVPLALALRFFRWV; from the coding sequence ATGATGGACTCCCTGCGCCAGCTCGTGCTGATGCGGCTGCGCCTCTTCTGGCGCCAGCCGGAGATCCTCTTCTGGACGTTCGTCTTCCCCGTCGTCACCACGCTGGTGCTGGGCCTGGCCTTCCGGAGCGACTCGCTGGAGCCGGTGCGGGTCGCTGTCGCGGACGGGCCCCAGGCCGAGGCGTTGCTGGCGCGGCTGGAGGGTGTGCCCGAGCTGAAGGCGGAGCGGCTGGCGGAGGGCGATGCCCGGCGCCAGCTCGCGCGCGGGCAGGTGGCGCTGGTGCTGCTGCACGGGTCTCCCCCGGAGGCGCTGGTGGACCCGAGCCAGCCGGATGGCCGCACCGCGCGGCTGCTCGTGGCCCGGGCGCTCGCCCCCGCGCAGGGCGACGCCGGTCCCCAGGTGCTGAAGGCCTCGGAGGTCTCCGAGCCTGGCAACCGCTACGTCGACTTCCTCATCCCCGGGCTGCTCGGCATGACGCTGATGACCGGCAGCCTGTGGGTGATGACCACCTCGGTGGTGAGCATGCGCGGAGGGAAGCTCCTCAAGCGGCTGTCGGCGTCGCCCATGCCCCGCTCCCACTTCTTCCTCTCCTTCCTGGTGGCGCGCGCCCTGTTCGCGCTGATGGAGGTGGCCTTCTTCTGCGCCTTCGCCCGCGGGCTCTTCGGCGTGCCCATGTTCGGCAGCTACCTGACGCTCACCTTCGTCAGCCTGCTGGCGTCCGCGGCCTTCGCCGCGCTGGGGCTGCTGGTGGCCAGCCGTGCGCGCAACGAGGAGGCCATGGGCGGGCTGGTCAACCTCGTCACGCTGCCCATGCTCTTCCTGTCCGGTGTCTTCTTCTCCTCGGGGAACTTCCCGGGCTGGCTCCGGCCCTTCATCGGGCTGCTCCCCCTGACGGCCATCAACGACTCGCTGCGGGCCATCATGCTGGAGGGCGCGGGCCTCATGTCGCTCGGTGCCCCCGTCGCCGTGCTCACCGTCTGGACGCTGGTGCCCCTGGCGCTGGCCCTCCGCTTCTTCCGCTGGGTGTGA
- a CDS encoding ABC transporter ATP-binding protein — translation MTSPTDELAIEVKGLVKRFGDVVAVDGIDLDIRQGECLGLLGPNGAGKTTTVEILEGLQEPTSGEVRLLGLDWKKHGKQLRQRIGLTLQETRLVEQLTVEETVRLFVSFYSKPMPVETLIGLVQLGEKRKAQVGKLSGGQRQRLALALGLAGDPEVFFLDEPTTGLDPQSRRSLWDVVAQLKARGRTVVLTTHYMDEAEVLCDRLVIIDHGRVIARGTPRDIIGSLGAEQVIELEGDPSPDVERLRALPAVVSAQRHADRITLRVRELHLSLPAVLHEVEAGGGTLKHLSTRRPTLDDVFIGLTGRSLREGEEGKAA, via the coding sequence ATGACATCCCCCACGGACGAGCTCGCCATCGAGGTGAAGGGCCTGGTCAAGCGCTTCGGCGACGTGGTGGCCGTGGACGGCATCGACCTGGACATCCGCCAGGGCGAGTGCCTGGGGCTGCTCGGCCCCAACGGCGCCGGCAAGACGACCACGGTGGAAATCCTCGAGGGCCTGCAGGAGCCCACCTCGGGCGAGGTGCGGCTGCTGGGCCTGGACTGGAAGAAGCACGGCAAGCAGCTGCGGCAGCGAATCGGCCTGACGCTCCAGGAGACGCGGCTGGTGGAGCAGCTCACCGTGGAGGAGACGGTGCGGCTGTTCGTCTCCTTCTATTCGAAGCCCATGCCGGTGGAGACGCTCATCGGGCTGGTGCAGCTGGGCGAGAAGCGCAAGGCCCAGGTGGGGAAGCTGTCCGGCGGGCAGCGGCAGCGGCTGGCGCTGGCGCTGGGGCTGGCGGGAGACCCGGAGGTCTTCTTCCTGGACGAGCCCACCACCGGGTTGGATCCGCAGTCGCGCCGCTCGCTGTGGGACGTGGTGGCCCAGCTCAAGGCGCGCGGGCGCACGGTGGTGCTGACCACCCACTACATGGACGAGGCCGAGGTGCTCTGCGACCGGCTGGTCATCATCGACCACGGCCGGGTGATTGCGAGGGGCACGCCCCGGGACATCATCGGCTCGCTGGGCGCCGAGCAGGTCATCGAGCTGGAGGGAGACCCGTCGCCGGACGTGGAGCGGCTGCGCGCGCTGCCGGCGGTGGTGTCGGCCCAGCGCCACGCCGACCGCATCACCCTGCGGGTGCGCGAGCTGCACCTGTCGCTGCCGGCGGTGCTGCACGAGGTGGAGGCCGGAGGCGGCACGCTGAAGCACCTGTCCACCCGCCGCCCGACCCTGGATGATGTCTTCATCGGGCTGACGGGCCGCTCGCTGCGCGAGGGCGAGGAAGGGAAGGCGGCATGA
- a CDS encoding lysophospholipid acyltransferase family protein, whose product MSESDSLEARVERLELPFNEYGVDPYGISKRHLRQALQVFGAIYRYYFRVRCYGIEHVPARGRGMLVGNHSGGVAVDGAMVLTSTMLEMNPPRLAQGMVERFLHKFPVSSLWASRTGQFTGLPEHAKRLLEDDRLLMIFPEGARGTAKLYHERYSLVDFGTGFIRLALQTRTPIIPFAFLGGGAAIPTVFNAYALGKLLGVPYVPLTPYLLPLPLPVQLEIHYGEPLVFHGTGDEEDHVIEGYVAKVKARIAGLIERSRAERQSRRPGRKLLP is encoded by the coding sequence GTGTCCGAGAGCGACTCACTGGAAGCGCGGGTGGAGCGGCTGGAGCTGCCGTTCAACGAGTACGGCGTGGACCCCTATGGCATCTCGAAGCGCCACCTGCGGCAGGCGCTCCAGGTCTTCGGGGCCATCTACCGGTACTACTTCCGGGTGCGCTGCTACGGCATCGAGCACGTCCCCGCGCGAGGCCGGGGGATGCTGGTGGGCAACCACTCCGGCGGCGTGGCGGTGGACGGGGCCATGGTGCTGACGTCCACCATGCTGGAGATGAACCCGCCCCGGCTGGCGCAGGGCATGGTGGAGCGCTTCCTCCACAAGTTCCCCGTGAGCTCGCTGTGGGCCAGCCGCACCGGCCAGTTCACCGGGCTGCCCGAGCACGCGAAGCGGCTCCTGGAGGACGACCGGCTGCTGATGATCTTCCCGGAGGGGGCCCGCGGGACGGCCAAGCTCTACCACGAGCGGTACTCGCTGGTGGACTTCGGCACGGGCTTCATCCGGCTGGCGCTGCAGACGCGCACGCCCATCATCCCGTTTGCCTTCCTGGGGGGTGGCGCGGCGATTCCGACGGTGTTCAATGCGTACGCGCTGGGGAAGCTCCTGGGGGTGCCCTACGTGCCGCTCACGCCGTACCTGCTGCCGCTGCCCCTGCCGGTGCAGCTCGAAATCCATTACGGCGAGCCGCTCGTCTTCCACGGAACGGGAGACGAGGAGGACCACGTCATCGAGGGCTATGTGGCGAAGGTGAAGGCGCGCATCGCGGGACTCATCGAGCGGAGCCGGGCGGAGCGTCAGAGCCGGCGGCCGGGAAGGAAGCTGCTGCCATGA
- a CDS encoding SDR family oxidoreductase, whose amino-acid sequence MRVLIPGIAGGMARKLALRLKEAGHEVAGVDIRPWPEAAEAGIEVFRGDVRKRAAEDVFRRWHPEAVVHMATVTAFTVPGAERGRINLDGTKAVFDHCAAHGVKQVLFVGRHTFYGAAPDSPLYHSEDEPPRALEAIPELADLVAADLYAATALWRLPKVTTAVLRLPYTLGAPGSGTLASFLKGRRVPLVLGFDPLFHVLQEEDVVVALQLALEKALRGIFNVAGPPPIPLSVIVRETGRTPVPLPTTVLKLLLGRGGFPRLSVGALDHLRYPIVVDNRRFLEATGFEYRHSVADLLRIYREAAPVPTPGGSR is encoded by the coding sequence ATGAGGGTGCTCATCCCGGGCATCGCCGGAGGCATGGCGCGCAAGCTGGCCCTGCGGCTGAAGGAGGCGGGGCACGAGGTGGCGGGCGTGGACATCCGCCCCTGGCCGGAGGCGGCCGAGGCGGGCATCGAGGTGTTCCGCGGCGACGTGCGCAAGCGGGCGGCGGAGGACGTGTTCCGGCGCTGGCATCCCGAGGCGGTGGTGCACATGGCCACCGTGACGGCCTTCACCGTGCCGGGGGCGGAGCGGGGCCGCATCAACCTGGACGGCACCAAGGCGGTGTTCGACCACTGCGCGGCGCACGGCGTGAAGCAGGTGCTCTTCGTGGGACGGCACACGTTCTACGGGGCGGCGCCGGACTCGCCGCTGTACCACTCGGAGGACGAGCCCCCGCGCGCGCTGGAGGCCATTCCGGAGCTGGCGGACCTGGTGGCTGCGGACCTGTACGCGGCCACGGCGCTGTGGCGGCTGCCGAAGGTGACGACGGCGGTGCTGCGGCTGCCGTACACGCTGGGCGCGCCGGGCTCCGGCACGCTGGCGTCCTTCCTGAAGGGCCGGCGGGTGCCGCTGGTGCTGGGGTTCGACCCGCTGTTCCACGTGCTCCAGGAAGAGGACGTGGTGGTGGCGCTACAGCTGGCGCTGGAGAAGGCGCTGCGGGGCATCTTCAACGTGGCGGGCCCGCCGCCGATTCCGCTGTCCGTCATCGTCCGCGAGACGGGGCGCACGCCGGTGCCGCTGCCCACGACGGTGCTGAAGCTGCTGCTGGGCCGGGGCGGCTTCCCACGCCTGTCCGTGGGCGCGCTGGACCACCTGCGCTATCCCATCGTCGTGGACAACCGCCGCTTCCTGGAGGCCACGGGCTTCGAGTACCGGCACAGCGTGGCGGACCTGCTGCGCATCTACCGGGAGGCCGCGCCGGTGCCGACTCCGGGTGGCAGCCGGTAG
- a CDS encoding cupin-like domain-containing protein has product MDRPSLEELRGLQYREPVILRGLLEQSGLLKELRSAKTLDDKLAVLDAQLGDRKHVFNVRPPESGGHYLPSLVPVVDFDNDAEVVPDEVPFAEFARRLKAAPESGEYVYMQDGVVEQDRIRGSLRFDFLQGTNPRGVRSKFWIGSDGQVFNLHYDDFVNYICMFEGTKRVTMFPPEQLPNMYHAAFDVMCGYAPTTHVQLLKADLGRFPKFRTALEHACVAVLEPGDALLIPPFWWHHVESFTPLHVMVNNFIMTIPFSVSLEFWKSLSEGIRTLARATPAERQQERERFHRAVIENAGVEAGSPLLEQARRTAAALTPSWRKHMVRLWDAFAFQVHGDPFPASPGGLEGLLERQAGQPTLYPNANVLTVVPELLEMPQGDAEPG; this is encoded by the coding sequence ATGGATCGTCCCTCGCTCGAGGAGCTCCGCGGGTTGCAGTACCGGGAGCCGGTCATCCTCCGGGGGTTGCTGGAGCAGAGCGGGCTGCTGAAGGAGCTGCGCTCGGCCAAGACGCTGGACGACAAGCTCGCGGTGCTCGACGCGCAGCTGGGTGACCGCAAGCATGTCTTCAACGTGCGGCCGCCGGAGTCCGGGGGGCACTACCTTCCGTCGCTCGTCCCGGTGGTGGACTTCGACAACGACGCGGAGGTGGTACCGGACGAGGTGCCCTTCGCGGAGTTCGCGCGGCGCCTCAAGGCCGCGCCGGAGTCGGGCGAGTACGTGTACATGCAGGATGGCGTGGTGGAGCAGGACCGCATCCGGGGGTCGCTGCGGTTCGACTTCCTCCAGGGCACCAATCCTCGCGGGGTGCGGAGCAAGTTCTGGATTGGTTCGGATGGGCAGGTGTTCAACCTGCACTACGACGACTTCGTGAACTACATCTGCATGTTCGAGGGCACCAAGCGGGTGACGATGTTCCCGCCGGAGCAGCTGCCGAACATGTACCACGCGGCCTTCGACGTGATGTGCGGCTACGCGCCCACGACGCATGTCCAGCTGCTCAAGGCGGACCTGGGGCGCTTCCCGAAGTTCCGCACGGCGCTGGAGCATGCCTGCGTGGCGGTGCTCGAGCCGGGGGATGCGCTGCTCATTCCGCCCTTCTGGTGGCACCACGTGGAGTCGTTCACGCCGCTGCATGTGATGGTGAATAACTTCATCATGACGATTCCGTTCTCCGTCTCGCTGGAGTTCTGGAAGAGCCTCTCGGAAGGCATCCGGACGCTGGCCCGGGCCACGCCCGCGGAGCGGCAGCAGGAGCGGGAGCGCTTCCATCGGGCGGTCATCGAGAACGCGGGGGTGGAGGCAGGCTCGCCGCTCCTCGAGCAGGCGCGGCGCACGGCCGCGGCACTGACTCCTTCCTGGCGCAAGCACATGGTGCGCCTGTGGGACGCGTTCGCCTTCCAGGTGCATGGAGACCCGTTCCCGGCGTCACCCGGAGGGCTCGAAGGGCTCCTGGAGCGCCAGGCGGGACAGCCGACCCTCTACCCGAATGCGAACGTGCTGACCGTCGTTCCGGAGCTGCTCGAGATGCCTCAGGGGGATGCCGAGCCGGGCTAG
- a CDS encoding very short patch repair endonuclease, whose amino-acid sequence MDTLTPKERSARMALIKGRDTKPELLLRQIVSALGYRAKLHYDLPGRPDFAFPKRRKVIQIHGCFWHRHRARSCPLARLPKSRLDFWLPKLEANRTRDLAKARELRRAGWKLLVIWECQLKDTARVARRISIFLEETHEVGRTVRGGRRIGARSPRGGLQARSTR is encoded by the coding sequence ATGGACACCCTCACGCCCAAGGAGCGGAGTGCCCGAATGGCGCTCATCAAAGGGCGTGATACGAAGCCCGAGTTGCTGCTGCGCCAGATCGTTTCCGCGCTCGGCTACCGCGCCAAGCTGCATTATGACCTGCCCGGCCGTCCGGATTTTGCGTTCCCAAAACGCCGGAAGGTCATCCAGATACACGGATGCTTCTGGCATAGACACCGCGCTCGCTCATGCCCACTCGCACGACTTCCCAAGTCCCGTTTGGACTTCTGGCTGCCCAAATTGGAGGCAAACAGGACGAGGGATCTCGCCAAGGCACGAGAACTCAGACGCGCGGGATGGAAGCTCCTAGTCATCTGGGAATGCCAGCTCAAGGACACGGCCCGAGTTGCCCGGCGTATCAGTATTTTCTTGGAGGAAACCCATGAAGTCGGTCGAACTGTTCGCGGGGGCCGGAGGATTGGCGCTCGGAGTCCACGCGGCGGACTTCAAGCACGAAGCACTCGTTGA